The following coding sequences are from one Eucalyptus grandis isolate ANBG69807.140 chromosome 11, ASM1654582v1, whole genome shotgun sequence window:
- the LOC120289930 gene encoding vegetative cell wall protein gp1-like, whose protein sequence is MSAIHPTPQQPAVAAPPQPRAPSPALPTSSCHRAALLSPASGAFAAHLRSPDVATAIPTTALPPSPTPRRCNTSAPPATPPIDLRAPPRLGTATSLVRSPPPRCATGLAAPSAFQPDARNLHCSRANATPAASATHSPLPNTQPPPRCCPCRDPTPPEPPLPLLAGVPRR, encoded by the coding sequence ATGTCTGCAATTCACCCGACGCCGCAGCAGCCCGCTGTTGCCGCGCCTCCACAGCCGCGAGCACCCTCGCCCGCGCTCCCGACCTCGTCGTGCCACCGCGCCGCTCTCCTCAGCCCAGCATCCGGTGCCTTCGCCGCCCATCTCCGCTCACCGGACGTTGCGACCGCGATCCCGACGACCGCGCTcccgccctcgccgacgccgcgccgTTGCAACACCTCTGCTCCACCCGCGACGCCGCCCATCGATCTCCGAGCTCCGCCGCGCCTCGGCACCGCCACCTCGCTGGTCCGCTCGCCTCCGCCACGCTGCGCCACCGGTCTCGCCGCTCCGTCCGCATTTCAACCCGACGCCCGAAACTTGCACTGCTCCCGCGCCAACGCGACACCAGCCGCCTCCGCGACCCACTCGCCTCTGCCCAACACTCAGCCGCCGCCGCGCTGCTGTCCCTGCCGCGACCCGACGCCACCGGAGCCTCCCCTGCCGCTGCTCGCCGGAGTCCCTCGCCGGTAG